The Flavobacterium sp. HJ-32-4 genome contains a region encoding:
- a CDS encoding DMT family transporter — MGNREFLKGIGFVALGATSYGMLATFVKLAYGEGYTTAEVTVSQFVIGLLGLGLINLFMRSRKTETVAATRRQTFSLLLAGTSMGFTSLFYYIAVKYIPVSVAIVLLMQTVWMGVVLEALLTQRLPSLGRVTAVAVVLAGTVLAANLLDTEVFPDWRGIVWGMLAAASFTTTMFTANKVALGVSAAQRSLWMLAGGAVIVFSAALFTQTGPFQMGIFLTYGLAIAVFGTIIPPLLLNAGFPKAGIGPGSIVASLELPVSVTMAWVLLHETVQPSQWLGIVLILAAIVLLNLPYLRKKE; from the coding sequence ATGGGAAACAGGGAATTTTTAAAGGGAATAGGATTTGTGGCGCTGGGTGCCACCAGCTACGGCATGCTGGCCACTTTTGTGAAGTTGGCTTATGGCGAGGGATACACGACTGCGGAAGTTACCGTATCGCAGTTTGTGATCGGATTGCTCGGTTTGGGCCTTATTAACCTGTTCATGCGGAGTCGAAAAACGGAAACCGTCGCGGCGACCAGACGGCAGACGTTTTCGTTGCTGCTGGCGGGTACATCGATGGGGTTTACAAGCCTGTTCTATTATATCGCCGTAAAATATATCCCCGTGTCGGTCGCGATTGTATTGCTGATGCAAACGGTCTGGATGGGGGTGGTGCTTGAAGCCCTGCTCACCCAGCGGCTGCCTTCTCTCGGTCGTGTTACGGCGGTGGCCGTGGTGCTTGCCGGAACCGTGTTGGCCGCCAATCTCCTCGATACCGAGGTGTTTCCCGACTGGAGGGGTATCGTATGGGGTATGTTGGCTGCTGCCTCCTTTACCACCACCATGTTCACGGCCAATAAAGTCGCGTTGGGCGTATCGGCTGCACAACGCAGTCTCTGGATGTTGGCAGGTGGAGCGGTCATCGTTTTTTCGGCCGCCCTTTTCACACAAACCGGGCCTTTCCAAATGGGTATTTTCCTGACCTACGGACTCGCCATCGCGGTATTCGGTACCATCATTCCGCCGCTGTTGTTGAACGCGGGCTTTCCGAAGGCGGGTATCGGCCCCGGCAGTATCGTGGCTTCCCTCGAATTGCCCGTTTCGGTCACGATGGCATGGGTCTTGCTGCATGAAACCGTGCAACCGTCG
- a CDS encoding murein L,D-transpeptidase catalytic domain-containing protein yields the protein MRYLPLLLFVLCCGKPAEEPAKLKTEYIRVHNEARTFCEKQGMNTDYYFLVDLSVHSGKPRFFIYDFARGTIVDQNLVTHGACDVTPNPTKWETARFSDQPDSHCSAKGKYKIGKRDYSGWGIHVKYWLHGLEASNRSAEERVIVLHSWSAVKDGETYPTYSPLSWGCPAVSDAFMRKLDARLKQSRKPVLLWIIG from the coding sequence ATGCGCTACCTACCCCTACTCCTGTTTGTACTTTGTTGCGGAAAGCCTGCAGAAGAACCTGCGAAACTGAAAACCGAGTACATACGGGTCCACAACGAAGCACGCACGTTTTGCGAGAAGCAGGGCATGAACACCGACTACTATTTTCTCGTCGACCTGAGCGTGCATTCCGGGAAACCGCGGTTCTTCATATACGACTTCGCTCGCGGCACAATCGTCGACCAAAACCTCGTCACGCATGGTGCCTGCGATGTGACGCCCAATCCAACGAAATGGGAAACCGCACGGTTCAGCGATCAACCCGACAGCCATTGTTCGGCCAAAGGGAAGTACAAGATTGGAAAACGCGACTATAGCGGCTGGGGTATCCACGTGAAATACTGGCTGCACGGACTCGAAGCCTCCAACCGAAGTGCCGAGGAACGGGTGATCGTATTGCATTCGTGGTCGGCCGTAAAAGACGGGGAAACCTATCCAACCTACAGTCCTCTGAGTTGGGGATGCCCGGCCGTTTCGGATGCCTTCATGCGGAAGCTGGATGCGCGACTGAAGCAATCCCGTAAACCGGTTCTTTTGTGGATTATCGGCTGA
- a CDS encoding DUF2721 domain-containing protein — MTLAIETPALLFSATSLILLAYTNRFLTIAQIIRGLKKHYDEKRNRSILLEIRNLNLRLTLIRYMQMFGVMSLFLSVFAMLLLFFKQPFAGIVLFGVSLLSLLVSLGISFWEISISVRALRVHLSDLLEEGE; from the coding sequence ATGACCCTCGCCATCGAAACACCCGCCCTGCTTTTTTCTGCCACGTCGTTGATTTTACTGGCGTATACGAATCGTTTCCTGACGATCGCGCAGATCATCCGTGGACTGAAGAAACATTACGATGAAAAGCGGAACCGGAGTATCCTGTTGGAGATCAGGAACCTAAACCTGCGATTGACGTTGATCCGTTATATGCAGATGTTCGGCGTAATGAGCCTGTTTTTGTCGGTGTTTGCCATGTTGCTGCTGTTCTTTAAACAGCCGTTTGCAGGCATCGTGCTGTTTGGCGTGAGCCTCTTGAGCCTGCTGGTGTCGCTGGGCATTTCGTTCTGGGAGATCAGTATTTCGGTGCGGGCGCTGAGGGTGCATTTGAGCGATCTTTTGGAAGAGGGGGAGTAG
- the htpG gene encoding molecular chaperone HtpG, which produces MTTGKINVSVENIFPLIKKFLYSDHEIFLRELVSNATDATLKLRHLTRIGEAKVEYGHPIIEVRIDKDAKKLHIIDQGIGMTADEVEKYINQVAFSGAEEFLDKYKEAGRDAGIIGHFGLGFYSAFMVAEKVEIITKSFKDEPAAHWTCDGSPEFTLVPSDKTDRGTEIILHIADDSTEFLEEHRISELLRKYNKFMPVPIKFGTRTETLPKPEDAGDDYVAETVETDNIINNPEPAWTKQPTDLTPEDYKSFYRELYPMQFDEPLFHIHLNVDHPFNLTGILYFPKLGENLQIQKDRIQLYQNQVFVTDNVEGIVPEFLTMLKGVIDSPDIPLNVSRSYLQADGNVKKISNYITRKVADKLKSLFNENRADFEAKWNDIKIVLEYGMLSEDKFYEKAGAFALYPTVDGSYFTLEELKEKVKENQTDKNGKIVLLYAGNKETQHAYIAAAKDKGYEVLLLDSPIVSHLIQKLEGDNSDITFVRVDADHVDNLIKKDDAAISKLSDEEKEQLKSAVEKVVPTPGYTVQLEALDSQAAPFLITQPEFMRRMKEMSQTGGGGMFGMGNFPDMYNLVVNTNSDLATTILSTEDETVREGLVKQALDLAKIAQGLLKGEELTAFVKRSFELIK; this is translated from the coding sequence ATGACAACAGGAAAAATCAACGTTTCGGTAGAGAACATCTTTCCCCTAATCAAGAAATTCCTTTACAGCGACCACGAGATCTTTTTGCGGGAGCTGGTTTCGAATGCCACCGACGCTACCCTTAAACTCCGTCACCTGACACGCATCGGTGAGGCAAAGGTTGAGTATGGGCATCCGATCATCGAAGTCAGGATCGACAAAGACGCTAAAAAACTGCACATCATCGACCAGGGTATCGGTATGACGGCGGATGAAGTAGAGAAATACATCAACCAGGTGGCGTTCTCCGGCGCGGAAGAATTCCTTGACAAATACAAAGAAGCAGGGAGGGATGCGGGTATCATCGGTCATTTCGGACTTGGTTTCTATTCGGCTTTTATGGTCGCCGAGAAGGTAGAGATCATCACCAAGTCGTTTAAAGACGAACCTGCGGCCCACTGGACCTGTGATGGCAGCCCGGAATTCACCCTGGTGCCGTCTGACAAAACCGATCGCGGAACGGAAATCATCCTGCACATCGCCGACGATTCGACCGAGTTCCTGGAAGAGCACCGCATTTCGGAACTTCTTCGCAAGTACAATAAATTCATGCCGGTGCCGATCAAATTCGGAACCCGCACAGAAACCCTTCCGAAGCCGGAAGATGCCGGAGACGATTACGTTGCTGAAACCGTCGAGACAGACAACATCATCAACAACCCTGAGCCGGCCTGGACGAAGCAGCCAACCGATCTCACGCCAGAGGACTATAAGTCGTTCTACCGCGAATTGTATCCGATGCAGTTTGACGAGCCGCTCTTCCACATCCACCTGAACGTAGACCACCCGTTCAACCTGACCGGTATCCTCTATTTCCCGAAGCTGGGTGAAAACCTCCAAATACAGAAAGACCGCATCCAACTCTACCAAAACCAGGTATTCGTTACCGATAATGTAGAAGGTATCGTGCCGGAATTCCTTACGATGCTTAAAGGCGTGATCGATTCACCGGATATCCCGCTGAACGTATCGCGTTCGTACCTTCAGGCCGATGGCAATGTGAAGAAAATCTCGAATTACATCACCCGTAAAGTCGCCGACAAACTGAAATCGCTCTTCAACGAGAACCGCGCGGATTTCGAAGCGAAATGGAACGATATCAAGATCGTATTGGAATATGGCATGCTTTCAGAAGACAAGTTCTATGAGAAGGCGGGGGCTTTTGCGCTCTACCCGACGGTGGACGGCTCGTACTTTACGCTGGAGGAACTAAAAGAGAAAGTCAAGGAAAACCAGACCGACAAAAACGGTAAGATCGTCTTGTTGTATGCCGGAAATAAAGAAACGCAGCACGCGTATATTGCTGCGGCGAAAGACAAGGGGTATGAAGTGCTGTTGCTCGACTCGCCGATTGTGTCGCACCTTATCCAGAAACTGGAAGGCGACAACTCTGACATCACGTTCGTTCGCGTTGATGCCGATCACGTTGACAACCTGATCAAGAAAGACGACGCGGCCATTTCGAAGTTGTCAGATGAGGAAAAAGAACAACTCAAGTCGGCGGTAGAAAAAGTCGTGCCTACTCCGGGCTACACCGTTCAACTCGAAGCACTCGACAGCCAGGCGGCACCGTTCCTGATCACGCAGCCGGAGTTTATGCGCCGGATGAAGGAAATGAGCCAAACCGGTGGCGGTGGCATGTTCGGGATGGGCAACTTCCCCGATATGTATAACCTTGTGGTGAACACGAACAGCGACCTGGCGACGACCATCCTGTCAACCGAAGACGAGACGGTGCGCGAAGGCCTGGTCAAACAGGCACTCGACCTGGCGAAGATCGCGCAGGGACTCCTGAAAGGCGAAGAACTCACCGCATTCGTGAAACGCAGTTTCGAACTGATCAAATAA
- a CDS encoding lipocalin family protein: protein MKKAVVFLLLAAAAVSCKSTSATSTKLDNKSERGLSGDWTLTSVSYPGSEYIRVFSLGLADSKCFEGSSWHLVSNNNKGTMSLAGGANCAAFDSPITWFVNKEGQFVLKVLNAGEKARKVRDGYVLSMANQTPTSFQLVDRVDVAGKMTEVVYQFQKR from the coding sequence ATGAAAAAAGCAGTAGTATTCCTGCTTCTGGCGGCTGCGGCCGTTAGCTGCAAATCCACTTCGGCTACCAGTACCAAACTTGACAACAAATCCGAGCGCGGACTCAGCGGCGACTGGACACTGACGTCGGTCTCCTATCCGGGATCGGAGTATATCCGTGTTTTCTCTTTGGGACTCGCCGACTCGAAGTGCTTCGAAGGAAGTTCGTGGCATCTTGTCTCCAATAACAATAAAGGAACCATGTCGCTCGCCGGCGGTGCCAATTGCGCAGCCTTCGACTCGCCCATCACCTGGTTCGTCAACAAAGAAGGACAGTTCGTGCTGAAAGTATTGAACGCAGGCGAGAAAGCCCGTAAAGTGCGTGACGGTTATGTATTGTCAATGGCCAACCAAACCCCTACCTCTTTCCAGTTGGTAGACCGGGTAGACGTAGCCGGCAAAATGACCGAAGTCGTATACCAATTCCAAAAACGCTAA
- a CDS encoding OmpA family protein: MKKITTIALSLAFVGSGLLTGCEAVKNTNNTQRGAAIGAVGGAVIGGVLGNNVGKGGKGALGAVIGGVVGGVAGGIIGNKMDKQAREIDNAVPGAEVERVGEGIKLTLKENAVRFDVNKSTLTPTAKANLDKLVTVFNTYPDTDIVIYGYTDSTGPDDYNLTLSQQRAASVKAYLASKGINAARIQTTGMGEADPIATNDTKDGQAQNRRVEFAITANEKMKADAAKEAAKN; the protein is encoded by the coding sequence ATGAAAAAAATAACAACGATAGCCCTTTCGCTCGCATTCGTCGGAAGCGGCCTTTTGACCGGTTGTGAAGCCGTCAAGAACACGAACAATACCCAACGTGGTGCCGCCATCGGTGCCGTGGGCGGGGCCGTCATCGGAGGCGTGCTGGGCAACAACGTCGGAAAAGGCGGAAAAGGAGCCCTTGGCGCCGTCATCGGTGGTGTCGTAGGCGGTGTGGCCGGTGGTATCATCGGCAACAAAATGGACAAACAGGCACGTGAAATCGACAACGCCGTACCTGGTGCAGAAGTAGAACGCGTAGGGGAAGGCATCAAGCTGACACTGAAAGAAAATGCCGTCCGCTTCGATGTCAATAAGTCGACGCTGACACCTACCGCCAAAGCGAACCTCGACAAACTGGTGACCGTTTTCAATACGTATCCGGATACCGACATCGTCATTTACGGGTATACCGACAGCACCGGTCCGGATGACTATAACCTGACCCTTTCACAGCAACGTGCCGCCTCGGTCAAGGCCTATCTGGCGTCAAAAGGCATCAACGCCGCCCGTATCCAGACAACCGGTATGGGAGAAGCCGATCCAATTGCCACCAATGACACCAAAGACGGACAAGCGCAGAACCGTCGGGTAGAATTCGCTATCACGGCCAACGAGAAAATGAAGGCCGACGCAGCGAAGGAAGCAGCGAAGAACTAA
- a CDS encoding T9SS sorting signal type C domain-containing protein: MQHRYNNMQPGHSATLTAETRATTDNRRLNKMTLFFYVLAACLVFGWDSTAQTTYYSKPFSTNFANRTSWGVNGNGSGAAPAAITNADNYVIRNGANMVLNASASVRQLTIENGSLSIGSNTLTVSRATGNNTTLSITSSGSLSLSNGGTLVLNGNLTAASGAILSQSGGDIIIDGNNNGIAASSVATGTPLFSFTSASAINLYFTGGRLIIVDPHVGSGASDQVFVIPSGICTSNSSHRLVLGDGVSTTVGGALAMRVSIPTTLTMGSLEINTGSGANRYANIADSFRMNGSLTVTSGEFRILATAGLQLGGSLTNNGTLSTLGSIAFTGSSNQTVSGAGVFQNALSGATANFSALDCANTNGGVTFSNANSLLSGSNTGTVSGMLTLTSGTIDTLGSTFIVGTGPALNDDLSFISGGFAPTAVLGRWFGVDAGSRPFYMVGQNGTKRRDVTVSKTASTTGGIVRVGPMIDANNVSYNSILDNDGYTVNLRSNTGWAVGQTGITGSATFDLSFDGEDVYAPLLYAPINGNHHVTSANTPAPGNHASGTNYIKANRVGIPLANLADTYYIGSSFSDINTSGDVIAIQSGDWSDSSIWSTGSVPTPGTGAYILEGRVLTVSGTANAKTLNVRPGSSVTISSGTFAVTDSVTTGGSITVNGGDFNVGGGSGTGMAVNTGGSLTLSSGAVTIGPAGGGDRTFLLNGSFILSGGTFTLNGNFKGNSGSSFSQSGGEMVVDGNGGGNAVGSVQSGNKIFDFTASTTASLALSAGRITIVDPHVANGASTLSISIPSGIVFPLSHVFRFGNGVSTDAGGNQGFYFTTSNMYFGDIEIETGSGTNRFVSSPQIDIAGDLTITSGEIRTNLLNTGGSIFNEGIATIDTLWMRNVDPTATAQLLTGNGVYRNDAVAPTATFNRWEIYKQMSAPVTTTQVITIRDVMKVEAGSFNFSNGAYLVIPLNSRLEDGPNNIEINGEVRMEVPTVASVNEIPNASPFFSSVDPLSISNYGVWFSMVGNGISSVWLSFKPHVNSVGRPFYGYGLASRKVEVSVLTGAANISAVRVYFYSLVNEPSGIFRSNDLEGVYYQPPTFFPERAPVYMELTPSQIPGYYALAEKCFNTVWNGTSWSNGAPNDYYDPFYGIPATAVFEGDYNASADFFSCGIIVNSGNVTVGSVDANGEPVTAYDFDLSGPITVNGGSLTFEQGSNLLQSDYAFANSGLVTFKTNVKIWRQDYVYWGSPVSGQKLFAFSPLTLWNRFYTYNVNSSSFVPVFSSASDPTIGTYDFVTGRGYMVRAPNNFPNPPFSGASPTTLFISQFTGVPNNGRIAVPTINGTNYNHIISNPFPSTVDADAFLATNPGSLYFWAHHDQLVGGSNYAMYNNTGATAAFQGGMVPNGTIQVGQGFVFSNTSNLSAVNFTPDMRTGNNQGQFFRSAVSGENSRFWLNIESETSKGNQMLLAYLDTATMGEDVGYDGRLLPSGNCIATMIGGERYGIQARSSFDDNDIVPMALHAETTGTMTISFDHADGVFAGEQGIFLKDNITGSVTNLKETPYSFTTAAGDFNDRFQIQYTNTTLGIPDVAGIPVAVFTDKDGLTIHALSAGIEKVQLFDIRGRMVHTIMALGENEVRLSVLNLEKQVLLLKITLTDGSIVTRKVLN, encoded by the coding sequence ATGCAACATCGCTACAACAACATGCAGCCAGGTCATAGCGCCACCCTTACAGCTGAGACTCGTGCTACCACTGACAACAGGCGTCTCAATAAGATGACCCTTTTTTTCTACGTTCTGGCAGCATGTCTGGTCTTTGGATGGGATAGCACGGCCCAAACCACGTATTACTCAAAGCCTTTTTCTACTAATTTTGCGAATCGAACCTCTTGGGGAGTTAACGGCAATGGCAGCGGCGCGGCACCGGCAGCTATTACTAACGCCGACAACTATGTTATACGTAACGGCGCGAACATGGTATTGAACGCATCAGCATCGGTGCGTCAGCTTACCATTGAAAATGGCAGTCTTTCCATAGGGTCCAATACGCTTACGGTAAGTCGCGCCACGGGGAATAACACCACGTTATCTATTACGTCCAGTGGTTCACTCTCTTTAAGTAATGGCGGTACGCTTGTATTGAATGGAAACTTGACTGCCGCGAGTGGGGCTATCCTCTCCCAAAGTGGTGGAGATATCATAATTGACGGTAATAATAACGGTATTGCCGCATCCAGCGTTGCTACGGGAACACCATTGTTTTCATTTACATCGGCAAGCGCCATCAATCTTTATTTTACTGGCGGACGTCTCATTATTGTAGATCCGCACGTGGGAAGCGGTGCGTCAGACCAGGTATTTGTCATCCCTTCCGGAATCTGCACCTCTAACAGTTCGCACAGGCTTGTGTTGGGTGATGGTGTTTCCACAACCGTAGGTGGGGCACTGGCCATGCGGGTCAGTATACCCACAACACTTACTATGGGCTCGTTGGAAATCAATACCGGATCCGGTGCCAATAGATACGCCAATATCGCCGATAGCTTTCGCATGAATGGTTCGCTTACGGTCACAAGCGGGGAGTTCCGGATACTGGCTACGGCGGGCTTACAACTGGGTGGTAGCCTTACGAATAATGGCACGCTCAGCACGCTAGGCTCGATTGCATTTACTGGCAGCAGTAACCAGACGGTCTCGGGCGCTGGCGTCTTCCAAAACGCGCTTAGCGGTGCCACGGCCAATTTTTCCGCCCTGGATTGTGCCAATACGAATGGAGGCGTGACATTCTCGAATGCCAATTCTTTGTTATCAGGCAGCAATACGGGTACAGTGTCTGGTATGCTTACTTTAACAAGCGGTACCATTGACACGCTTGGTTCAACATTTATTGTCGGAACTGGCCCGGCGCTGAATGACGATCTCTCTTTCATTTCAGGCGGATTTGCACCTACCGCCGTTTTGGGTCGTTGGTTTGGTGTTGACGCCGGCTCCAGACCTTTCTATATGGTCGGACAAAATGGAACCAAAAGACGGGACGTCACGGTCTCAAAAACAGCCTCTACCACTGGGGGAATCGTGCGCGTAGGGCCCATGATAGATGCAAATAACGTTTCGTACAATTCGATTCTCGATAACGATGGCTACACTGTCAACCTGCGAAGCAATACGGGATGGGCGGTCGGCCAAACGGGGATCACCGGCAGCGCTACCTTCGATCTCAGTTTCGACGGGGAAGATGTATATGCCCCGTTGCTGTACGCGCCTATCAACGGCAATCACCATGTGACATCGGCTAATACGCCCGCACCGGGTAATCATGCATCTGGTACTAATTATATCAAAGCAAACCGGGTAGGCATACCCTTGGCCAACCTAGCGGATACCTATTACATTGGTTCTTCCTTCAGCGATATCAACACTTCTGGCGACGTAATTGCGATACAGTCAGGTGATTGGTCGGATTCATCCATCTGGAGCACTGGATCTGTTCCTACTCCCGGCACCGGTGCCTACATCCTGGAAGGGCGGGTGCTTACAGTAAGTGGAACCGCGAATGCCAAAACGCTTAATGTCCGTCCGGGTAGTTCTGTCACAATCTCCTCGGGTACATTTGCCGTAACCGATTCCGTAACCACGGGCGGAAGTATAACCGTCAATGGCGGAGACTTCAATGTCGGCGGAGGTTCCGGTACGGGTATGGCGGTAAATACCGGCGGCAGCCTGACGCTTTCCTCAGGCGCGGTAACCATCGGTCCGGCGGGTGGTGGCGATCGTACTTTTCTCTTGAATGGCTCGTTTATCTTATCGGGCGGTACTTTTACCCTAAACGGTAACTTTAAGGGTAACTCAGGGAGCAGTTTTAGCCAAAGCGGAGGCGAAATGGTTGTTGACGGTAATGGCGGTGGAAATGCGGTCGGAAGCGTCCAATCGGGGAACAAAATCTTTGACTTTACTGCTTCAACCACCGCAAGCCTTGCTCTTTCAGCAGGCCGTATTACGATTGTAGACCCACATGTGGCCAACGGTGCATCGACCCTAAGCATTAGCATTCCATCCGGGATTGTATTTCCACTGTCTCATGTTTTTCGCTTTGGAAACGGCGTTTCCACCGACGCGGGCGGTAACCAGGGGTTTTATTTTACCACTTCCAATATGTATTTTGGCGATATCGAGATTGAAACGGGCAGCGGCACCAACCGCTTCGTGTCTTCCCCGCAAATCGATATTGCGGGTGATTTGACGATTACTTCGGGCGAAATCCGTACCAATTTGCTCAACACGGGCGGCAGTATTTTCAATGAAGGTATCGCCACGATCGATACGCTGTGGATGCGGAATGTCGATCCAACGGCAACGGCGCAATTGCTAACCGGAAATGGTGTTTACCGTAACGATGCGGTTGCTCCAACTGCAACCTTTAATCGTTGGGAAATCTACAAGCAGATGTCAGCACCCGTGACCACCACCCAGGTGATTACCATTAGGGATGTAATGAAGGTGGAAGCAGGTTCTTTCAACTTTAGCAATGGCGCCTATTTGGTGATACCGTTGAATTCCCGTCTTGAAGATGGCCCCAATAATATCGAGATTAATGGCGAAGTACGAATGGAAGTACCTACTGTGGCATCGGTCAATGAAATTCCAAATGCGTCTCCTTTCTTTAGTAGTGTGGATCCTTTAAGCATTTCGAATTACGGTGTTTGGTTTTCGATGGTTGGGAATGGAATAAGTAGCGTTTGGTTGTCGTTTAAACCACACGTCAATTCGGTTGGTCGTCCGTTTTATGGTTACGGTCTTGCATCAAGGAAGGTAGAGGTATCCGTGTTAACCGGGGCAGCGAACATATCCGCTGTCAGGGTATACTTTTATTCACTGGTAAACGAACCATCGGGGATTTTTCGTTCCAATGACCTGGAAGGAGTTTACTATCAGCCTCCTACGTTTTTTCCAGAGCGTGCACCCGTTTACATGGAGTTGACGCCGTCCCAAATTCCGGGCTATTACGCTTTGGCCGAAAAGTGTTTTAACACGGTTTGGAACGGTACCAGTTGGTCGAATGGTGCGCCAAATGATTACTACGATCCTTTTTATGGCATACCAGCCACCGCTGTATTTGAAGGAGATTACAATGCATCAGCCGATTTTTTCTCGTGTGGGATCATTGTTAACAGCGGCAACGTCACAGTTGGTTCTGTTGACGCAAACGGAGAGCCGGTTACGGCATACGACTTCGACCTATCAGGACCGATAACGGTAAACGGTGGCTCCCTCACTTTTGAGCAGGGTAGCAACTTGTTGCAATCGGATTACGCATTTGCCAATTCGGGATTGGTTACCTTTAAAACCAACGTCAAGATATGGCGCCAGGACTATGTTTACTGGGGGAGCCCGGTATCCGGACAAAAATTGTTTGCCTTTTCTCCTTTGACGCTTTGGAACCGTTTTTATACTTATAATGTAAATTCCTCGTCCTTCGTGCCGGTATTCAGCAGTGCATCTGATCCGACGATTGGGACCTATGATTTTGTGACAGGGAGAGGGTATATGGTGCGTGCGCCCAACAACTTCCCGAATCCGCCGTTTTCAGGTGCTTCACCTACAACATTGTTTATCAGTCAGTTTACAGGTGTTCCGAATAACGGTCGTATCGCGGTACCAACAATAAACGGTACGAACTACAACCATATTATTTCGAATCCGTTTCCTTCGACAGTCGATGCCGATGCATTTCTCGCGACCAATCCCGGCAGTCTCTACTTCTGGGCGCATCATGACCAATTGGTTGGCGGCTCTAATTATGCCATGTACAACAATACCGGAGCTACCGCAGCCTTCCAGGGCGGAATGGTACCCAATGGCACCATACAGGTAGGGCAGGGCTTTGTTTTCAGCAACACTTCCAATCTGTCTGCTGTGAATTTTACACCCGATATGCGGACTGGAAACAACCAGGGGCAGTTTTTCCGAAGTGCAGTAAGTGGCGAAAACAGCCGTTTTTGGTTAAACATCGAAAGCGAAACGTCTAAAGGTAACCAGATGCTGTTGGCTTATCTTGATACGGCCACGATGGGTGAAGACGTAGGTTATGACGGACGCCTGCTTCCTAGCGGAAACTGTATTGCTACGATGATCGGAGGTGAACGATATGGCATACAGGCGCGCTCATCATTTGATGATAATGATATTGTGCCGATGGCACTTCATGCGGAGACGACGGGTACGATGACCATCTCTTTTGACCATGCCGACGGCGTTTTTGCAGGTGAACAGGGTATCTTCCTCAAGGATAACATTACAGGTAGTGTCACCAACCTGAAAGAAACACCTTATAGTTTCACGACGGCGGCAGGTGATTTCAACGACCGTTTTCAAATTCAGTATACAAACACGACGCTGGGAATACCCGACGTAGCTGGCATCCCGGTAGCGGTCTTTACGGATAAGGACGGTTTGACGATCCACGCTTTGTCCGCGGGTATTGAAAAAGTGCAATTGTTTGATATCCGGGGCCGAATGGTTCACACAATAATGGCATTAGGGGAAAATGAAGTGCGCCTTTCAGTGTTGAACCTTGAAAAGCAAGTATTGCTTCTGAAAATTACCTTGACCGACGGTTCGATAGTAACCCGGAAAGTCCTCAACTAG
- a CDS encoding Crp/Fnr family transcriptional regulator, with translation MPISNFLRYVNTIMPIDSYDVTTLINLLRAVSVSKGRLLEKEKRKVDTLYFVVEGYVRVYFVDDGEEITTELVGPGGLVTAFESFVTGHPSRERVSALSDCVLIAIDKESYDQLLSNTLVWRHVCKQTYEHLIQSLRERTLDFRMLTAEQRYQKLLSEQPEVYQNVPLKFIASYLGVTPETLSRIRRCGALRLK, from the coding sequence ATGCCCATCAGCAATTTTCTGCGTTATGTCAATACTATCATGCCAATCGATTCGTATGACGTTACGACGCTTATTAACCTACTTCGCGCTGTTAGCGTATCAAAGGGCCGACTTCTGGAAAAAGAGAAGCGGAAGGTTGATACCCTTTATTTTGTGGTAGAGGGATATGTTCGTGTCTATTTTGTTGATGATGGTGAAGAAATCACGACTGAGCTTGTCGGTCCTGGCGGCCTTGTAACGGCATTTGAGAGTTTTGTGACAGGTCATCCCTCGCGTGAAAGAGTGTCAGCCTTATCTGATTGCGTTTTGATTGCTATTGATAAAGAAAGTTATGATCAATTGCTTTCCAACACCCTGGTTTGGCGACATGTATGTAAACAAACGTACGAGCACCTTATACAGAGTTTGCGCGAACGTACACTAGATTTCAGAATGCTAACAGCCGAACAGCGTTACCAGAAACTTCTCTCGGAACAACCCGAAGTCTATCAAAACGTGCCGTTGAAGTTTATTGCCTCTTATCTTGGTGTCACACCCGAAACGTTGAGTCGCATTCGACGCTGTGGTGCGTTGCGGCTCAAATAA